The Streptomyces sp. NBC_01276 genome contains the following window.
CAGGACGAGGCCCGCGCCGCCGTCGCCGCCGTGACCGGCGGCCCGGCCTTCGCCGCCCTCGACGATTTCACGTTGGCCACGCCGAGCCTGGAGGACGTCTACCTCGCGCTGGGTGGACGGATGAAGGGTCTGGTCAAGTCGTGACCGACGTCGCTGCCGCGGTACCCGGGGTGCTCGCGCCCCGCGCCCGCTTCTTCCCCGCGCTCGCCGCCGTCTACCGGGCCCAGCTGTCCCGGGCACGCGTGGCGCGCATCCCGCTGCTGTTCGTGGCCACCTTCCAGTCCGTCGGGATCATGATCCTGATGCGGGGCGTGGTCGACGGGGGCGGCGGCTCCGAGGCGCGTGCCGTCGTCGCCGGCTCGTCCGTGCTGGTGGTCGCCTTCGTCGCGCTGAACCTGCTCGCGCAGTACTTCGGGCAGCTCCGGGCGAGCGGCGGGCTGGACCACTACGCCACCCTGCCGGTGCCGCCCGCCTCGGTGGTGCTGGGTGCGGCCGCCGCGTACGCCTCCTTCACCCTGCCGGGGACCCTGGTCACGGCCGTCTTCGGCTGCGTGCTGTTCGGGCTGCCGATGGGCGGGCTGTGGATCCTGGCCGCCGTGGTGCCGCTCGCCGGGGCCGCCCTCGCCGGGCTCGGCGCCGCGCTGGGGCTGCTCGCCCCGCGCCAGGAGCTGGCCACGCTGGCCGGGCAGCTGGGCATGTCGGCGGCGCTGCTGCTGGGGGTGCTGCCGCCGGAGCGGATGCCCGGCCCGGTCGTCTGGGCGCGGGACCTGCTGCCGTCCACCTACGGGGTGCAGGCCTTCGCGGAGACCTTCGCCCCGCACCCGCACTGGTCGGCGGTCGCCCTCGACCTCGGGGTGTGCGGGGCCGTCGGGCTGCTGTCCCTGACCGTCGCCACCTGGGCCTACCGGCGGGCGGCGGTCCGCTGACGCCGTCGCCGGGCGTACCTGGCACGATGTGGGGGTGACCGAAGCCGTGACGCCGCCGTCGTCTCCCTCCGACCTCCCCGACCTCCCGAAGCCGGAGGACGCCGTCACCCCGGCGGACATCCGTGACGGGGCCGCCGTCGCCCTCGTGGTGGGCGTGGCCGGGGTACTCCTCGGGCTGCTGTGGGTGTGGCTCGCGCCGCGCGTCCAGTACGTCTCCAACGGCGAGGCCGTCTTCCTGCGGGACACCGAGAGCGAGGCGCGGATCGGGGCCGACGGGACGTTCTTCCTGCTGGCGCTGGGGTTCGGGGTGCTGAGCGCGCTCGGCGTGTTCCTGTGGCGGCGGCGCGGGGGCGTACCCCTGGTGGTCGGGCTGGCCCTCGGGGCGGGCTTCGCCGCGCTGGTGGGGTGGCGGCTGGGGCTGTGGCTCGGACCGGGCTCCGACGTGCCGGCGGCCGCCGCGAAGGCCGGCAAGGGGGTGCCGTTCGACGCGCCGCTGCAGGTGCTGGCGTACGGGGTGCTGCTGGTGTGGCCGATGACGGCCGTCGCCGTCCACCTCGGGCTGACCGCCCTCTGGGGGCCGCGGGACCCGTCGCCGTCCACCGAGTCGTACGGCGCGTACCCGCCGGAACACCTCCACGCGGAGCCGTCCCCTCCGCACCTGTCCCCGTCGGAGCCTCCGCGCGCCGGTTCCTGACCCCCCGGCCTCCTCGCTTCCTGCGGGGAGACCGGTCCCACGAGGGGCTAAGGGCGGGCGATGGCGGCCAGTGTGGCCGTGGTCAGGGTGGTGAGGGCGGCGGGGGAGAGTTCGACCTCCAGGCCCCGGCGGCCCGCCGAGACGCAGATCGTGGGGTGCGCGGAGGCGGAAGCGTCCACCACCGTGCGCAGCCGCTTGCGCTGCCCCAGCGGGGAGATGCCGCCCCTGACGTAGCCCGTGGTGCGCTCCGCCAGCGCGGGGTCGGCCATCGCCGCCCGCTTCCCGCCCACCGCGCCCGCCAGGGCCTTCAGGTCCAGTGAGCCCGAGACCGGGACCACCGCCACCGTGAGGACCCCGTCGACGTCCGCGACGAGCGTCTTGAAGACCCGGTCCGGGGAGACGCCCATGGCCTCGGCGGCCTCCTCCCCGTAGGAGGGGTGGGCCGGGTCGTGCTCGTAGGCGTGCGTGGTGAAGTCGACCCCGGCCGCGGTCAGGGCGACGATCGCCGGAGTGCCCGCCGTCTGCTGCTTCTGCTTCTTCGCCATGCCTTCAGTTCGGGCTCGTCGGGGTGCGGGTCAGGTCCACCGCGGGCAGGGACGGGAGGTGCCGGATCACCGCGGTCTCGGCGCGCAGCAGCTTCAGCTCCTCCGCCAGGCGCGTCGCGGTGTCCGGGGCCTGAAGGAGGCGCTGCTTGGCCGGGATGTCCAGCACGGCGGCGGCCGCCACCAGGTAGGAGACCACCGAGGGCTCGTCCGGCAGGTCCGGCGTCGAGGCCAGGGTGCGCTCGCGGGCCCCGGCCAGGCGCTTCTGGTAGCTGCGGAAGGCCTGCAGGACCCCCTCCGAGAGGGCGCCCGCGCCCTCGCCCGCGTCCTCCGCGAGCTCCTCCAGCTCGGCGGCCAGGAACGGCCCCGACGCGTCGACCGACAGCAGCCGCACCCGGGTCGTGCCGGTGGCCAGCACCTCGAACGTGCCGTCCTCCCGCTCCCGGATCGTCGCCGCGTCCGCGATGCAGCCGACCCGGTGGAACGCCTGGATCGGGTCCGCGCCGAAGCCCGCCGCGGGACCCCGCGCGGGCAGCGCCGTCGGGTCGGGCAGACCGGGCGCGGTGGGGGCCACCTCCCGGCCGTCGCGGATCGCGACGACGGCGAACCGGCGCGGCTCGTCCTCCCCGGTCTTCAGCAGCTCGCGCATCATGGCGCGATACCGCTCCTCGAAGACGTTGAGCGGCAGCACGAGGCCCGGGAACAGAACCTGGTTCAGCGGGAAGAGGGGCAGGCGAACGGTGGTCACGAGGCACAGGGTAGTGGCCGGACGGCCCGGGCCGTCACCCCCGCCGCAGCAGCCGGGACGCGCCCGCGGCGACCGTCGTGGCCAGGATCCAGCCGAGCAGGACGAGGGCCGCCGCGGCCCACTGCCAGCCGCCCTGCACCTTCCACTGGCCCTCCTGACCGAGATCGATCACCGGCAGCAGCAGATCGAGCGCGTACAGGGCGGCGTTCCACTGCGGGTGCTCGTCCGCCTTGAGCGGTTCCGGACGGTGGCCGGAGAACAGCAGGGCGCCGGCCGCCCAGAGCACCGCCATCCACAGGGCCGCCCGCCCCGGCCGGTAGCCGTACACCACCGTCCAGTCCTGGAGGTACCCCCAGGCCCTGGCCGCGGGCGGCAGGGTGCTCCGGCGCCTCCGGTGCTTGGCGACCAGCACCTCGCGGGCGTCGGCGTCCTCCCCGCCGTCCCGCAGCACGGCCGCGAGCCGCTCGTAGGGCTCCGGGGAGTACTCGGGGGTGGCCGCCGCCACCCAGTCGAGGCGGCGGGCGAGCGGGAAGTGGCCCCGCGGGGCGAGGTTCTCGTAGACGAACCCCTCCATGGACAGGCGGCCGGGACCGGGCCAGCTCGTGGAGCGGTCGACCAGCTTGACCACCTTCGCCCCCGACACCACCACCCGGCCCCGCTGCGGCGCCTCGCCGACGAAGCGGAGCTCGGGGGTCTGGATCCGCCGGAGCGAGACCTCCTGGTCGGGCCGCAGGTCGAACCGGGCCCCGTAGAAGTCCACGGAGTCCCCGAAACGGCCGTCGTCCAGCCGCATCCCGCCCCCGCACTCGAAGCGCCGCTCCGGCCCGCCGCGCGTGGGGGTCTGGGCCCAGTCGTACGGGCGGGCCGGATCGGGAGCCTCGCGGGGCAGGCCCACGGAGGTCAGGTACAGGGTCCGCTCGACGGTCAGGGTCGGGGCGTTCAGCGCGCGCCGGCCGTACGGGTTGCGCAGCCGGGCCCCGCGCAGGCTCATCGAGGCGCCCACCTTCGCCCCGCGCAGGCTCACCTCCCCGTACGTCTCCACCATGTCGGCCTGGACGTCCTGCGCGACCGCCATCCCGTCGGCGGCGATCGCCCGCCCCCGGTTGTCCCGCTGGAAGACGGCCTGGCTGATCAGCAGGTCGGTGCCGATCTGGGCGTCGGTCAGCCGGATCCCCCGCGCCACCCGGCAGCGCGCCAGGTGCAGGTCCCCCTCGGTGTGCAGCCGGGCCGCCTCGATGCGGGGGACGGCGCAGTTGTCCAGCCGCAGGGTGCCGAAGCGGGTCTCGGAGAGCTGGATCTCGCCGTCGAAGCGGCACGCCCGGATCTCGACGTACGGGGGCACCGTGCCGCCCGACAGGTCGAGGCGCCCGGTGATCTGCGCGCCGCGCAGCTTCAGGCATCCGACGCGCCCCGGGACGGGCTCGGGTCCGGCCAGCAGGAGCAGGGCGACGACCTCCGCCCGGACCCGGCGCTCGGGACCCCACTCCGCGTCGCCGTGCGGGTCGTCCAGCTCGGCCACCCGGGCACTGAGGTCGCAGACGGTGCCCGCCCGGAACGTCTGCCACATGAGGTGTTCGGCGTCGGTCAGGTCACCCGGTCGCCCGTCCACCTGCGTTTCGGTCATGGCAGCCCCCCCGCTGTCACGTGCGTGTACGGGAAACGCTAAGGGGGGCCCGTGACATCCGGGACGTGTATCAGCCAGTGATACGGGCGAACGGTGGCGGGAGCCGGTCTGAGAGAATTGGGAGGTGATCTCTCGTATCGACCTGCGCGGTGACGCCCTCCCCGAGGGTGGCGCCCTGCGCGATCTGCTGCCCCGTGCCGAGTTCGACGTGGAAGCCGCACTGGAGAAAGTGCGGCCCATCTGCGAGGACGTCCATCATCGTGGCACGGCGGCGCTGATCGAGTACGCGCGGAAGTTCGACGGGGTGGAGCTGGAGCGGGTCAGGGTGCCCGCCGAGGCGCTGAAGGCCGCCCTCGACGAGCTGGACCCGGCCGTCCGCGCCGCCCTGGAGGAGTCCATCCGGCGCGCCCGGATCGTGCACCGCAACCAGCGCCGCACCGAGCACACCACCCAGGTGGTCCCCGGCGGCACCGTGACCGAGAAGTGGGTGCCGGTCGAGCGCGTGGGCCTGTACGCCCCGGGCGGCCGCTCCGTGTACCCGTCCTCCGTCGTGATGAACGTCGTACCGGCCCAGGAGGCGGGCGTCGAGTCGATCGCGCTCGCGTCCCCGCCGCAGAGGGAGTTCGGCGGCCTGCCGCACCCGACGATCCTCGCCGCGTGCGCGCTGCTCGGCGTGGACGAGGTGTACGCGGCCGGCGGCGCCGTCGCCGTCGCGATGTTCGCGTACGGCACGGAGGACTGCCTCCCGGTCAACATGGTCACCGGCCCCGGCAACATCTGGGTCGCCGCCGCCAAGCGCTACTTCACCGGGAAGATCGGCATCGACACCGAGGCCGGCCCCACCGAGATCGCGGTCCTCGCGGACTCCACGGCCGACCCGGTCCACGTCGCCGCCGACCTGATCAGCCAGGCCGAGCACGACCCGCTGGCCGCCGCCGTGCTCGTCACGGACTCCGAGGAGCTCGCGGCCGCCGTCGAGAAGGAGCTGGAGCCGCAGGTCGCGGCCACCAAGCACGTCGAGGACCGGATCAAGCCCGCCCTCGCGGGCAAGCAGTCCGCGATCGTCCTGGTCGACAGCCTGGAGGACGGCCTCAAGGTCGTCGACGCGTACGGCGCCGAGCACCTGGAGATCCAGACCGCCGACGCCGCCGCGTGGGCCGCCCGCGTCCGCAACGCCGGGGCTGTCTTCGTCGGCCCCTGGGCACCGGTCTCCCTCGGCGACTACTGCGCCGGCTCGAACCACGTGCTGCCCACCGGCGGCTGCGCCTGCCACTCCTCCGGCCTGTCCGTGCAGTCCTTCCTGCGCGGCATCCACATCGTCGACTACACGCGGGACGCCCTCGCCGAGGTCACCCACCACGTGGTGACCCTCGCCGAGGCCGAGGACCTGCCCGCGCACGGCGCGGCCCTCAAGGCCCGCTTCGGATGGAAGGTGCCCACCCAGTGAGTTTCGGGATCGACGACCTCCCCATCCGGGACGAACTGCGCGGAAAGACCCCGTACGGCGCCCCCCAGCTCGACGTGCCCGTCCAGCTGAACACCAACGAGAACCCGTACGAGCTCCCCGAGGAGCTGGTCCGGCGCATCGCCGAGCGGGTGGCCGACGCCGCCCGCACCCTCAACCGCTACCCCGACCGCGACGCGGTCGAGCTGCGCACGGAACTGGCCGCCTACCTCACCCGTACCGGCAAGCACCCCGTCGCCCGGGAGAACGTCTGGGCCGCCAACGGCTCCAACGAGGTCATCCAGCAGCTGCTCCAGACCTTCGGCGGCCCCGGGCGCACCGCGATCGGCTTCGAGCCCTCGTACTCGATGCACGCGCTGATCGCCCGCGGCACGGGCACGGGCTGGATCTCCGGTCCGCGCCGGGACGACTTCACCATCGACCTGGCCGCCGCCGAGCAGGCCATCGCTTCGAGCGCCCCCGACGTCGTCTTCATCACCTCGCCCAACAACCCCACCGGCACCGCGGTCGAGGCCGAGACGGTCCTCGCCCTCTACGAGGCCGCGCA
Protein-coding sequences here:
- the ybaK gene encoding Cys-tRNA(Pro) deacylase, which encodes MAKKQKQQTAGTPAIVALTAAGVDFTTHAYEHDPAHPSYGEEAAEAMGVSPDRVFKTLVADVDGVLTVAVVPVSGSLDLKALAGAVGGKRAAMADPALAERTTGYVRGGISPLGQRKRLRTVVDASASAHPTICVSAGRRGLEVELSPAALTTLTTATLAAIARP
- the hisD gene encoding histidinol dehydrogenase produces the protein MISRIDLRGDALPEGGALRDLLPRAEFDVEAALEKVRPICEDVHHRGTAALIEYARKFDGVELERVRVPAEALKAALDELDPAVRAALEESIRRARIVHRNQRRTEHTTQVVPGGTVTEKWVPVERVGLYAPGGRSVYPSSVVMNVVPAQEAGVESIALASPPQREFGGLPHPTILAACALLGVDEVYAAGGAVAVAMFAYGTEDCLPVNMVTGPGNIWVAAAKRYFTGKIGIDTEAGPTEIAVLADSTADPVHVAADLISQAEHDPLAAAVLVTDSEELAAAVEKELEPQVAATKHVEDRIKPALAGKQSAIVLVDSLEDGLKVVDAYGAEHLEIQTADAAAWAARVRNAGAVFVGPWAPVSLGDYCAGSNHVLPTGGCACHSSGLSVQSFLRGIHIVDYTRDALAEVTHHVVTLAEAEDLPAHGAALKARFGWKVPTQ
- a CDS encoding histidinol-phosphate transaminase, whose amino-acid sequence is MEGAHPVSFGIDDLPIRDELRGKTPYGAPQLDVPVQLNTNENPYELPEELVRRIAERVADAARTLNRYPDRDAVELRTELAAYLTRTGKHPVARENVWAANGSNEVIQQLLQTFGGPGRTAIGFEPSYSMHALIARGTGTGWISGPRRDDFTIDLAAAEQAIASSAPDVVFITSPNNPTGTAVEAETVLALYEAAQAAKPSLVVVDEAYVEFSHRDSLLPLIEGRPNLVVSRTMSKAFGAAGLRLGYLAAHPAVVDAVQLVRLPYHLSAVTQATALAALEHTDTLLGYVEQLKAERDRLVTELRAIGYEVTESDANFIQFGKFDDSHTAWQKILDQGVLVRDNGVPGWLRVSAGTPAENDAFLEAVRALKKEQQA
- a CDS encoding ABC transporter permease, with the translated sequence MTDVAAAVPGVLAPRARFFPALAAVYRAQLSRARVARIPLLFVATFQSVGIMILMRGVVDGGGGSEARAVVAGSSVLVVAFVALNLLAQYFGQLRASGGLDHYATLPVPPASVVLGAAAAYASFTLPGTLVTAVFGCVLFGLPMGGLWILAAVVPLAGAALAGLGAALGLLAPRQELATLAGQLGMSAALLLGVLPPERMPGPVVWARDLLPSTYGVQAFAETFAPHPHWSAVALDLGVCGAVGLLSLTVATWAYRRAAVR
- a CDS encoding LON peptidase substrate-binding domain-containing protein is translated as MTTVRLPLFPLNQVLFPGLVLPLNVFEERYRAMMRELLKTGEDEPRRFAVVAIRDGREVAPTAPGLPDPTALPARGPAAGFGADPIQAFHRVGCIADAATIREREDGTFEVLATGTTRVRLLSVDASGPFLAAELEELAEDAGEGAGALSEGVLQAFRSYQKRLAGARERTLASTPDLPDEPSVVSYLVAAAAVLDIPAKQRLLQAPDTATRLAEELKLLRAETAVIRHLPSLPAVDLTRTPTSPN
- a CDS encoding oxidoreductase; this translates as MTETQVDGRPGDLTDAEHLMWQTFRAGTVCDLSARVAELDDPHGDAEWGPERRVRAEVVALLLLAGPEPVPGRVGCLKLRGAQITGRLDLSGGTVPPYVEIRACRFDGEIQLSETRFGTLRLDNCAVPRIEAARLHTEGDLHLARCRVARGIRLTDAQIGTDLLISQAVFQRDNRGRAIAADGMAVAQDVQADMVETYGEVSLRGAKVGASMSLRGARLRNPYGRRALNAPTLTVERTLYLTSVGLPREAPDPARPYDWAQTPTRGGPERRFECGGGMRLDDGRFGDSVDFYGARFDLRPDQEVSLRRIQTPELRFVGEAPQRGRVVVSGAKVVKLVDRSTSWPGPGRLSMEGFVYENLAPRGHFPLARRLDWVAAATPEYSPEPYERLAAVLRDGGEDADAREVLVAKHRRRRSTLPPAARAWGYLQDWTVVYGYRPGRAALWMAVLWAAGALLFSGHRPEPLKADEHPQWNAALYALDLLLPVIDLGQEGQWKVQGGWQWAAAALVLLGWILATTVAAGASRLLRRG